A region of the Vigna unguiculata cultivar IT97K-499-35 chromosome 9, ASM411807v1, whole genome shotgun sequence genome:
TTGTTAAagatcaactccttcctttttggggtttgccCGTTTATACTTTGCCAGATATcgactccttcctttttggggtttgctAGTCTGTACTTcgccaaatatcaactccttcctttttggttGAGACTGCGCCCTACTCCTCTGTACCTCTGCACCATAATCCACATTCCATCTGGCACTCCCTTGGGCCGGGATGTACTCGGCCAAGAGGGTCGGGATGTACCGGCCATCACACTTATTGGGCTGTCAACGTCGCGCTGGATCGAAGCCCCTACGATTGGGCTAGAGTATAAGGGTTCTCTTACCTGGGCCGGGATTATCCTGACCATTTTCCCCTTACTGGGCCGGGATGTATCCGACCATACATCAACATCAGTCCCCTTAGGCTCGTAGTGAACAAAGTTCACAAGAGGCTATGATGTGTTGTCATGGAAATGGTGCCGAGATGTCCCCAACCACTTGTGTTTATGAGACTTGCTTTAATTATGGGGAAAGAGAAAGTATTAACTTGGCTCGTCGTTCGAGGCTGTCTTGTCATAATAATGAGATGTTGTAGATGAGGAGTTAAAGGAGATGTGTCGACAACCGTTGGATGGAGCGAGATCTCATGGTTATGAGGGGGTTACCCTTGTGAAGGTGGTCCACTATAAATAGAGGTAGGGTCTTGGTGTTGAGGCAAAGGATCCATTTAGGAAGTGAGCCAACTCTAGTCGAGCGTTTCCTATCTGCACCACCCCAGGTATGTCATCCTCCTTTACTTATTATCTTTCCAGTAGGCATAGTGACTCAGAGGAGGAGGGGACCGTGTTTGACTCCCCGTGCAGTGATAATGCTCAAAGGGACGATGAGGACTCTGTAGGTGCTGAGGAGTTCTCGGCCCTGCGTCACCCGGGGTACGAATGGGTAGATCCTCGGGTGAAACTCCCTTTGTCTAGGTTTAGTAAGTTTGTAGCCATAGTTGATTTTCGTAAGAAGTATGACATTCTAGCTGATACAGTAGACGATCGCATTGTTAGTATAGAGCGAGCCAAGAGTGGGGATATTGTATGTCACGGTCGAGAAGGTCATTCGCATGATTTTTTCTACATGTACTCTACCTTAATATCTAATTTTCATGTTTGTCTTCCTTTTGATGACTTTACAATAGGAGTGCTAAGGTTACTAAATGTAGCACCCAGTCAGCTGCATCCTAACAGTTGGGCGTCCCTTCAGGCGTTCCGACTGATATGTCGAGTGTTTCATTTGAGACCCTCCCCGCAAGTTTTCCTGGTTGTCTCTAGTGGGTCAAAGCACCAATGTCTACTTGCGTCTTATACGCAATCTTTTAAAAGGTTTAAGACTAGTTTCTTTAAGGTAGTCATCCGGTCCATTAGGGCtggatatttttcttttgaaaatggCGAGCCCAAATTCCCATTCTACTGGACCAAATGTAAGAcccgcgaaatttaattaattaaataaataattaattaaaaaatgtgggAGGCTagtgcatttatgacattaaattatgttaagtatggcgtggaaaagtgctagctcatgtggttgagagtactttgattatgtgagaggacttgggttcgagtcctaagtatgccaattgtgtgttgtttgtttttattgttttaataatatgtggGGCCACGTTTTTGTATGAGATAATGCTTGAGTTGTGtgtgttagcaagaaacataagTTGGCCTGATGGTTAGCTTTGACTTGGCATtgggaaggtcatgggttcaaaccttggtgagtcAAATTTAACTCTTTTGGGCTTAAACTTTAGTGTGTGGCTGAATATGAATAGATGAGAGGGACCTTAGCAGAAGGGGGTAGCTAAAAGGGCTGAAAAACTATTAAGTGATGGGCCTTGAATAGAAATAAAAGCCAATTCCcgttttttttaaccaaattagaaGGAACTATAAAAGGCAGCATTTGAGAGGAGAGTAGGGTTTTGGAGGGCTGTTTCTGAAAGCTATAGAGAGAGGACGAGAATTGAAGTGAAAGGAGAGTTAGGAGTGAAGTATTGAGGGTAATTGAAGTGGTGGATTAAGGCAAGCTTTGGTGATCAAAGGAAATTTCCCAATTTCACAAGTTAAGCAAGGGattttcaggttaggggagctgaacccgaattctttttttttaccatcGTATGCTGGTGATTCTGATAGGTTTTGTACTCTGAATTTCGTGCTGCACATGAGTGAATTTTGGGGTTATGGGTTTTGACACtgttttattaaacttttagtCAAAAAGCATGAAGATAATAGGGTTATATTGTCTATGTTGTGGTTATGCATGTTTGGGCTGCTGAGGGGTCTGTTGCAGTGTTAAATTACGCGTGTATGATTAATGGGATTGTGATAATTGCAATGGTATGAATTTGGACAGTGTCAAAACCTacaattctcgctcaggcgagtcagactcgcctaggcgagatatgcAGGGACGCGAATCCTCAATTTGCTCGTGGTCATCGCTTGGGCGAAGAGTTTTGGGGTTTGGGCGAGAAATCGTATGAGATTGTGTTGTATGTTGAACAACTCGCGCAGGCGAGGGTGATTGTTGTTTTGAGCGGGAGtacatctcgcccaggcgagaccctctcgcctaagcgagatctcgAGAGAAGATTGGTGGATATTGTTAAACTCGTCGCCTAGACGAGGTATATAAATTTTGGGCGAGTGggaatctcgcccaggcgataatgatctagcttaggcgagatagGCTCGACAGGTTACAGAAAGGAGTCTATTTTAAGGGAGTGAAGGGGATGAGAAACTTCTACGGCAGGTGTTATTGCTATATTAATGGGATGAAGGGGAAATTATAGAGCAtggtctataaggcttctaaGAATATCTCATTGGTGGGCTAGCTGGTGTTCCAAGGGTTGTGGCCCGGGACGTATCttcgagttgtggctcaggaatGACTTTCCTTGAGTTGTGTGCTCAGGATCACGGaggaacacgaggaaccttgagttgtggctcaggttggcgagtgtgccagtgtgagtgtgttggttgtggccagtacggatgggtcgagatggattgccctcctcagtggtcgctgacgagtttggtagtcttgggacgttacggactatgttcgtatttgggaactccacctagcgttacggtgtatgatccgtagcatggttttcGCATGTGCTCTATCgtttgtggccgataggtgtggcagcaaggcacCTGGAGATACTTAATAGAAGATATAGATCACTGCTAACATGGTTGTAGCCATGTGAAAGAAATGGAATGAGGTTCCTTGATGTACTTAatatacatggtggtggccatgtggagggaaggtaacGTGACTTCCATTAGGTGCATCGgtgtacatggtggtggccatgtgatggaaatAGAATGAGACTCTATAGGAAAATAAAGGATACttgacatggtggtggccatgccGTATAAAGAAAGAATTGGTGTTGTTGTTATATTAATCGTATTGGTCAAACATGTATGtgtatattgatatatatattcttgGTGTTTTGCTTTATCGAGTACCGAGGCCGCCCAGTCAGGTAACTTAGTACAGACTACTTGCTTGTTATTTGACCATGAGGTTGTTGTGTTGTATGACTCAGGAACTACCCATTCATTTGTATCCAATGAATGTGTAAGGAGGCTCGGTCTAGTGATGCGAGAGCTAGCGTGTGAGTTGATTGTTGCGACACCAGCGTCTGGGGAGGTATCCACCACGTCTGTTTGTGTGGGATGCCCTATAGAGGTGGCAGGTCGCAGGTTCAAGGTCAATCTCATCTGCTTACCAATTGAGGGGTTAGATGTGATTCTGGGTATGGATTGGTTGGCCAGCAACCATGTGGTGATTGATTGTGGCAACACAGGGTAGTGTTCCCAGAAGTAGAAGGACTGGAACTGATATCATTCAATCAGGCAGAGAAAGAGATTGAGGCAGGGGCTACATGTTTTATGATAGTAGCTCAGACGGAGAAGAAGAGTACTACAGAGAAGATTAGTCTGATTCCTGTGGTAGATGAATACGTAGATGTCTTCCCTGACGAAATCCCAAAGTTGCCACCAagcagggatgtggatttcaccaATGATCTCATCCCTGGGGCTGACCCAGTATCTATGGCACCATATCAGATGGCACCAGTTGAGTTAGCAGAGTTGAAGAAGCAGATTGAGGATCTGCTTGAGAAGAAATTTATCAGGTCGTGTGCATCGCCATGGGGGGCACCGATATTACTTGtgaaaaagaaggatggcaGTTCCAGGTTGTGTGTTGACTACCGGCAACTGAATAAGTGAACAATTAAGAATAAGTACCCGTTGCCGATGATTGATGATCTGCTGGATCAGTTAAGGGGAGCAGGTgtgttctctaagattgacttgaggtctggatacCATCAAATCTTAGTCAAACCAGAGCATGTGCAGAAGACTGCATTCAGGTCACGCTACGACCACTATGAGTGTGTGGTGATGCCATTTGGAGTGACGAATGCGCCtgctatattcatggattacatgaataggataTTTCGGCCGTATCT
Encoded here:
- the LOC114163536 gene encoding uncharacterized protein LOC114163536 — protein: MVVAMWREGTTHSFVSNECVRRLGLVMRELACELIVATPASGEVSTTSVCVGCPIEVAGRRFKVNLICLPIEGLDVILGMDWVVFPEVEGLELISFNQAEKEIEAGATCFMIVAQTEKKSTTEKISLIPVVDEYVDVFPDEIPKLPPSRDVDFTNDLIPGADPVSMAPYQMAPVELAELKKQIEDLLEKKFIRSCASPWGAPILLVKKKDGSSRLCVDYRQLNK